A stretch of Anaeromyxobacter dehalogenans 2CP-1 DNA encodes these proteins:
- a CDS encoding hydrogenase maturation nickel metallochaperone HypA, giving the protein MHEYSLVEALVRRVEQEARRREALAIRGLTVSVGELSGVDPELFRTAYETFRAGSLCADTPLTLKRLEARWSCPACRAPIARGAVLRCPTCDVPARLDEGSDALTLDSIDMEVP; this is encoded by the coding sequence ATGCACGAGTATTCCCTGGTGGAGGCGCTGGTCCGGCGCGTGGAGCAGGAGGCGCGGCGGCGCGAGGCGCTCGCGATCCGCGGGCTCACCGTGAGCGTGGGCGAGCTCTCCGGCGTGGACCCGGAGCTGTTCCGCACCGCCTACGAGACGTTCCGCGCCGGCAGCCTGTGCGCAGACACCCCGCTCACCCTGAAGCGCCTGGAGGCGCGCTGGTCCTGCCCGGCCTGCCGCGCCCCCATCGCGCGCGGCGCGGTCCTGCGCTGCCCGACCTGCGACGTCCCGGCCCGGCTCGACGAGGGCTCGGACGCGCTCACCCTCGACAGCATCGACATGGAGGTGCCCTGA
- a CDS encoding pyridoxal phosphate-dependent aminotransferase — MTDEPIPQGGKLSSFRQVPRTGVIYATSEATKLGFSMQDPEWCNLGQGQPETGPLSGAPDRVHSVAVSVDDQEYAPVAGLWELREEVAGLYNRLYRRGLPSQYKAENVSISGGGRTSLTRAAASLGRVNMGHFLPDYTAYEELLDLFRTFTPIPILLEGERGYAFTVDDLRREVTGRGLSALLLSNPCNPTGKLVQGEELARWVELARELECAMLMDEFYSHYVWTAPPGRLPVESAARYVEDVDRDPIVLFDGLTKNWRYPGWRVTWTVGPRKVIDAVASAGSFLDGGGSKPLQRAAIPLLAEEAVRQETEAIHRGFGEKRRHMLDALETMGVRIDRAPDGTFYVWGNLANLPAPLNDGMGFFREALRRKVIVVPGEFFDVNPGKRRARHVARFRSYVRFSFGPSLETLEKAFGRLAAMIQERSSSTASVG, encoded by the coding sequence GTGACCGACGAACCCATCCCGCAAGGCGGCAAGCTGTCCTCGTTCCGGCAGGTCCCCCGCACCGGCGTCATCTACGCGACGTCCGAGGCGACGAAGCTCGGCTTCTCGATGCAGGATCCGGAGTGGTGCAACCTCGGGCAGGGGCAGCCCGAGACCGGCCCGCTGTCCGGCGCGCCCGACCGCGTCCACTCCGTCGCCGTGTCGGTGGACGACCAGGAGTACGCGCCGGTCGCCGGCCTCTGGGAGCTGCGCGAGGAGGTGGCCGGCCTCTACAACCGGCTCTACCGCCGCGGCCTGCCCTCCCAGTACAAGGCCGAGAACGTCTCCATCTCCGGCGGCGGCCGCACCTCGCTCACCCGCGCGGCGGCGAGCCTCGGGCGCGTGAACATGGGGCACTTCCTGCCCGACTACACCGCCTACGAGGAGCTGCTCGACCTGTTCCGCACGTTCACGCCCATCCCCATCCTGCTGGAGGGCGAGCGCGGGTACGCGTTCACGGTGGACGACCTGCGCCGCGAGGTGACCGGCCGCGGGCTCTCGGCGCTCTTGCTCTCGAACCCGTGCAACCCCACCGGCAAGCTGGTGCAGGGCGAGGAGCTGGCGCGCTGGGTGGAGCTGGCGCGCGAGCTCGAGTGCGCCATGCTCATGGACGAGTTCTACTCGCACTACGTCTGGACCGCGCCGCCGGGCCGCCTGCCGGTGGAGAGCGCGGCGCGCTACGTCGAGGACGTGGACCGGGATCCCATCGTGCTGTTCGACGGGCTCACCAAGAACTGGCGCTACCCGGGCTGGCGCGTCACCTGGACGGTCGGGCCGCGCAAGGTCATCGACGCGGTGGCCAGCGCCGGCTCGTTCCTCGACGGCGGCGGCTCGAAGCCGCTGCAGCGCGCCGCGATCCCGCTGCTCGCCGAGGAGGCGGTGCGCCAGGAGACCGAGGCCATCCACCGCGGCTTCGGCGAGAAGCGCCGCCACATGCTCGACGCGCTCGAGACCATGGGCGTCCGCATCGACCGCGCGCCGGACGGCACGTTCTACGTCTGGGGCAACCTCGCCAACCTGCCGGCGCCGCTCAACGACGGCATGGGCTTCTTCCGCGAGGCGCTGCGCCGCAAGGTGATCGTGGTGCCTGGCGAGTTCTTCGACGTGAACCCCGGCAAGCGCCGCGCCCGCCATGTCGCCCGCTTCCGCTCCTACGTGCGCTTCTCCTTCGGCCCCTCGCTGGAGACGCTGGAGAAGGCGTTCGGCCGGCTCGCGGCGATGATCCAGGAGCGGTCGTCCTCGACCGCGTCGGTGGGGTAG
- the hypB gene encoding hydrogenase nickel incorporation protein HypB has protein sequence MCTTCGCGDPELVPVELHEKILAGNDRAARHNREHFLEAGVLALNIMGSPGAGKTGVLEATAKAAASKGWKLGAVSADLATDNDARRLEKAGIPSKAITTGQACHLDAELVHRSLHDFPWRDTDVFFIENVGNLVCPAIYDLGQAANVVVLSVTEGEDKPLKYPVMFKAADLVLVSKVDLVPHLDVDLPKLRDAIAHVMPTAKVIELSARTGEGMDRWIAWLEELRRPILRPAHARSHTHEHGHGHDHTHADDHAAEHTHAAEHTHDHGHGHDHGHGHDHGHRH, from the coding sequence ATGTGCACGACCTGCGGCTGCGGTGACCCCGAGCTCGTCCCGGTGGAGCTGCACGAGAAGATCCTGGCCGGCAACGATCGCGCCGCCCGCCACAACCGGGAGCACTTCCTCGAGGCCGGCGTCCTGGCGCTCAACATCATGGGCTCGCCCGGCGCCGGAAAGACCGGCGTGCTCGAGGCGACCGCGAAGGCCGCGGCGTCGAAGGGCTGGAAGCTCGGCGCGGTGTCCGCCGACCTCGCCACCGACAACGACGCGCGCCGGCTCGAGAAGGCGGGCATCCCGTCGAAGGCGATCACCACCGGCCAGGCGTGCCACCTCGACGCCGAGCTCGTGCACCGCAGCCTGCACGACTTCCCCTGGCGCGACACCGACGTCTTCTTCATCGAGAACGTCGGCAACCTGGTGTGCCCGGCCATCTACGACCTGGGCCAGGCGGCGAACGTGGTGGTGCTCTCGGTCACCGAGGGCGAGGACAAGCCGCTCAAGTACCCGGTGATGTTCAAGGCGGCGGACCTGGTGCTGGTCAGCAAGGTGGACCTCGTCCCCCACCTCGACGTGGATCTCCCGAAGCTCCGCGACGCCATCGCGCACGTCATGCCGACCGCGAAGGTGATCGAGCTGTCCGCTCGCACGGGCGAGGGCATGGACCGCTGGATCGCGTGGCTGGAGGAGCTGCGGCGGCCCATCCTGAGGCCAGCGCACGCGCGGTCGCACACGCACGAGCACGGGCACGGGCACGATCACACGCACGCGGACGACCACGCCGCCGAGCACACCCACGCCGCCGAGCACACCCACGATCACGGCCACGGCCACGATCACGGCCACGGCCACGATCACGGGCACCGGCACTAG